In Desulfuromonas sp., one DNA window encodes the following:
- a CDS encoding methyl-accepting chemotaxis protein yields MDLFKSLYVFLEKSFFNSLTKKLAGNLSVFLLLQGLFLALTFWSHRAIRDILEGTESAPEKAAALSAIAETSLRLGIGIWLLSAVALAAVVLFLRFLVVRPVRRLSNSLSEIASGEGDLSVSLEAATFDEFRTLAQNYNLFLEKIKGTLLSMRRRGLNIAVHSAQLAGKVESSSGHAGKQGELANVVFALSNESTDALGEVSRSVRAISGSTARNLETARSSFQELMEVNGNIQSMTEKISEHDQTIKTMAADSANIKEILGTIRSISSQTSLLALNAAIEAARAGAAGRGFAIVAGEVKRLAEQVNAASENIEEKINAMLGHLETSLTESEETRCHAESTQEAVVKSCDSFREMMGDFEGNVRQLEQTTAAVGQLSRANEDIHGKVSGINDFSLNVTRLMGTSEQLSRKLKSGTEKMQEVVARFRVGEGYFEKIIDATREFRDQVEAALASAREKGIDIFDRNYRPIEGSHPPKFHTAYDTHLEGMLQPLYDRLLKTVQGSVYSLAVDVNGYGPTHNSRFSRPPSGDPQIDLVHSRNKRIFSDQTGIRGAKNRNPFLLQTYMRDTGEVLSDLSMPIEIADRHWGAVRLGFDPKVLLES; encoded by the coding sequence ATGGACTTATTCAAATCACTCTACGTTTTTCTCGAGAAGAGCTTCTTCAATTCCCTCACAAAAAAGCTGGCCGGAAACCTCTCCGTATTCCTTCTTCTGCAAGGGCTTTTCCTGGCCCTGACATTCTGGAGCCACCGTGCCATCAGGGATATCCTTGAGGGGACGGAGTCAGCCCCGGAGAAGGCGGCGGCCCTGAGCGCGATCGCCGAGACGTCCCTGCGGCTGGGGATCGGCATCTGGCTCCTCTCGGCAGTTGCCCTGGCGGCCGTCGTCCTGTTCCTGCGCTTTCTGGTGGTCCGCCCGGTCCGGCGCCTGAGCAACTCCCTCTCAGAGATCGCCTCTGGCGAGGGGGACCTCTCTGTCAGTCTGGAGGCGGCCACCTTCGACGAGTTCCGCACCCTGGCGCAGAACTACAACCTGTTCCTGGAAAAGATCAAGGGCACCCTCCTCTCGATGCGCCGAAGGGGTCTCAACATCGCGGTCCACTCCGCCCAGTTGGCGGGCAAGGTGGAGAGCTCTTCGGGACATGCCGGCAAACAGGGGGAGCTGGCCAACGTCGTCTTCGCCTTGAGCAACGAGTCAACGGACGCCCTCGGCGAGGTCTCCCGGAGCGTCCGGGCCATATCCGGCTCCACCGCCCGCAACCTTGAGACGGCCCGGTCCTCCTTTCAGGAACTGATGGAGGTGAACGGAAACATTCAGTCGATGACGGAGAAGATCTCCGAACATGACCAGACCATAAAGACGATGGCCGCCGATTCGGCGAATATCAAGGAGATCCTCGGCACCATCCGGTCCATCTCCTCCCAGACCAGCCTGCTGGCACTGAACGCCGCCATCGAGGCGGCCCGGGCGGGAGCCGCGGGCAGGGGCTTCGCCATCGTGGCCGGAGAGGTCAAGAGACTGGCGGAGCAGGTCAACGCGGCAAGCGAAAACATCGAGGAGAAAATCAACGCCATGCTCGGCCACCTGGAGACCTCCCTGACCGAATCGGAGGAAACCCGCTGCCATGCCGAGAGCACCCAGGAGGCGGTGGTCAAATCGTGCGACAGTTTTCGGGAAATGATGGGGGATTTCGAGGGAAACGTCCGCCAGCTCGAGCAGACGACCGCCGCGGTGGGGCAGCTCTCACGGGCCAACGAGGATATTCACGGAAAGGTTTCGGGGATCAACGACTTCAGCCTCAACGTCACCCGGCTGATGGGCACTTCCGAACAACTTTCCCGGAAGCTGAAATCGGGGACCGAAAAGATGCAGGAGGTGGTGGCCCGGTTCAGGGTCGGAGAGGGCTATTTCGAAAAGATCATCGACGCGACCCGGGAGTTCCGGGACCAGGTCGAAGCCGCCCTGGCTTCCGCCCGGGAGAAAGGCATCGACATTTTCGACCGAAACTACCGGCCGATCGAGGGAAGCCACCCCCCAAAGTTCCACACCGCCTACGACACCCACCTCGAGGGGATGCTCCAGCCCCTCTACGACCGCCTCCTGAAGACGGTTCAGGGCAGCGTCTATTCCCTCGCCGTTGACGTCAACGGCTACGGCCCGACCCACAACAGCAGGTTTTCCCGCCCGCCCAGCGGTGATCCGCAAATCGACCTGGTGCACAGCCGGAACAAGCGAATCTTCAGCGACCAGACCGGCATCCGGGGCGCCAAGAACCGCAACCCCTTCCTGCTGCAGACCTACATGCGGGACACGGGAGAGGTCCTGAGCGATCTCTCCATGCCGATAGAGATCGCCGACCGGCACTGGGGCGCGGTGCGACTGGGCTTCGACCCCAAGGTGCTGCTCGAGAGCTGA
- a CDS encoding sensor histidine kinase, with protein sequence MRFYRPKSFLILVLLGFVFVSLPLIVALVHAEFSMGTLAKQSAQAVYRSVNATQSGRILVDKILDLERKARQFDVLGDPGLMEDVSAIHREIERTMAHLLAIPLAKSQVKRLEALQAGERRAVETLRNEPRGSERQKASLQSFAELHSLANTAYTESFDLIVREVDATQKATERAQQVLLWQAAALVPLAVLFVSIFTHLISRPIQQIDRAIRRLGEGDFSSPARVAGPRDLEFLGERLDWLGKQLGDLERAKSKFVAQVSHELKTPLASIREGAELLVDEVVGPLNGQQREVTRILNKNSQELQKLIENLLGFSRLGAKIAPLNPVPVELDELVRRVLTDYRLVVRKKSLKLDLDLSPVTVLGDREQLKTVADNLISNAMKYTPPEGRIAIMLGKDGERALLDVTDSGPGIPPEERESVFEPFYQGRSVPSPGHLKGTGLGLSIAREFAFAHGGSLRLMDEGELGAHFRVNLPCRKGEEA encoded by the coding sequence ATGCGATTCTACCGCCCCAAATCCTTTTTGATCCTGGTCCTGCTGGGCTTCGTCTTCGTCTCCCTGCCGCTGATCGTGGCCCTGGTCCATGCCGAATTCTCCATGGGGACGCTGGCCAAGCAGAGTGCCCAGGCGGTTTACCGCTCGGTCAACGCCACCCAGAGCGGCCGCATCCTGGTCGATAAAATTCTCGACCTCGAGCGCAAGGCCCGCCAATTCGACGTTCTCGGCGACCCCGGACTCATGGAGGACGTCTCCGCCATCCACCGCGAAATCGAGAGGACCATGGCCCACCTTCTCGCCATTCCCCTCGCGAAGAGCCAGGTCAAACGCCTGGAGGCCCTGCAGGCCGGCGAACGCCGGGCGGTGGAGACTCTCCGTAACGAGCCGCGCGGCTCCGAACGGCAGAAGGCCTCGCTGCAGAGTTTCGCCGAACTTCATTCCCTGGCCAACACGGCCTACACCGAGAGCTTCGACCTCATCGTGCGCGAGGTCGACGCGACCCAGAAGGCCACAGAAAGGGCCCAGCAGGTACTTCTGTGGCAGGCGGCGGCCCTCGTTCCCCTGGCGGTGCTGTTCGTGTCCATCTTCACTCATCTGATCTCCCGGCCTATCCAGCAGATCGACAGGGCGATTCGCCGCCTCGGGGAGGGGGATTTCTCCTCTCCGGCCCGGGTCGCGGGGCCGCGGGACCTGGAATTTCTCGGCGAGAGGCTGGACTGGCTGGGCAAGCAACTGGGCGATCTGGAACGGGCCAAGAGCAAGTTCGTGGCCCAGGTCTCCCACGAGCTGAAGACGCCCCTGGCGTCCATCCGCGAAGGAGCCGAGCTGCTCGTCGACGAGGTCGTCGGCCCTCTCAACGGTCAGCAGAGGGAGGTGACCCGGATTCTGAACAAGAACAGCCAGGAGCTGCAGAAACTCATCGAGAACCTTCTGGGCTTCAGCAGGCTCGGCGCGAAGATCGCCCCTCTGAATCCCGTTCCCGTGGAGCTGGACGAACTGGTGCGCAGGGTGCTGACCGATTACCGGCTGGTGGTTCGCAAAAAGAGCCTGAAGCTCGACCTGGACCTTTCCCCCGTGACGGTCCTGGGGGACCGGGAGCAGCTCAAGACGGTGGCCGACAACCTTATCTCCAATGCCATGAAGTACACCCCACCGGAGGGGCGCATCGCCATCATGCTCGGCAAGGACGGGGAGCGCGCATTGCTCGACGTGACCGACTCGGGCCCGGGCATTCCCCCCGAGGAGCGGGAGAGCGTCTTCGAGCCTTTTTACCAGGGACGGTCGGTCCCTTCGCCGGGCCATCTCAAAGGGACAGGCCTGGGGCTTTCCATTGCCCGGGAATTCGCTTTTGCCCACGGCGGCAGCCTGCGCCTGATGGACGAGGGCGAGCTTGGGGCCCATTTTCGGGTGAACCTGCCCTGCCGGAAAGGTGAGGAGGCATGA
- a CDS encoding sigma 54-interacting transcriptional regulator: protein MSAEAKRILLVDDDQDLLRLLSMRLQSAGYEVICAESGEEALGLFPVAHPHVVISDLRMEGMDGMALFDAIRTSNTSIPVIILTAHGSIPEAVAATKRGVFSFLTKPVDSKGLLREIGKAFNLTAAGEGGEGSGPEGLWRREIQTRSPVMEKLLSRAKLAAESDSSILIRGESGTGKELFARAIHRASHRASGPFVAVNCGAIPDALLESELFGHTKGSFSGAVKDYPGLFKSAHEGTLFLDEIGDMPLALQVKLLRVLQEKQVRPIGATKAFPIDARIISATHRDLESEIVNGNFREDLFYRLNVVSLELPTLSQRREDIPLLADQFLRSLTVKTGKKVNRFSSEAMEELMAAQWPGNIRQLLNAVEQAVALATTPVIPADLLSSAIRENQEKVPSFAEARRNFEQEYLVRLLKITGGNVTQAARLAKRNRTDFYKLLQRHHIVPSMFKS, encoded by the coding sequence ATGTCCGCTGAAGCGAAACGCATCCTTCTGGTCGACGACGATCAGGACCTGCTGCGTCTTTTGTCCATGCGTCTGCAGAGCGCCGGCTACGAGGTGATCTGCGCCGAGAGCGGGGAGGAGGCCCTCGGGCTCTTTCCCGTCGCCCACCCCCACGTCGTTATCTCCGACCTGCGCATGGAGGGCATGGACGGCATGGCCCTCTTCGATGCCATCCGCACGTCGAACACCTCCATCCCGGTCATCATTCTCACCGCCCACGGCTCGATTCCGGAGGCCGTGGCCGCCACCAAGCGCGGGGTCTTCTCCTTCCTGACCAAGCCGGTTGACAGTAAGGGCCTGCTTCGCGAGATCGGGAAGGCCTTCAACCTGACAGCGGCGGGGGAGGGGGGCGAGGGATCCGGGCCGGAGGGGCTCTGGCGGCGGGAGATCCAGACCCGGAGCCCGGTCATGGAAAAGCTCCTGAGCCGTGCGAAACTGGCCGCGGAGAGCGACTCGAGCATCCTTATCCGCGGGGAGAGCGGAACCGGCAAAGAGCTTTTCGCCCGGGCGATTCACCGGGCCAGCCACCGCGCCTCGGGGCCCTTCGTGGCCGTGAACTGTGGCGCCATTCCCGATGCCCTTCTCGAATCGGAACTGTTCGGCCACACCAAGGGGTCTTTTTCCGGGGCGGTCAAGGATTACCCGGGGCTCTTCAAGTCGGCCCACGAGGGGACCCTCTTTCTGGACGAGATCGGCGACATGCCCCTCGCTCTCCAGGTCAAGCTGCTGCGGGTACTGCAGGAGAAACAGGTGCGCCCCATCGGGGCCACCAAGGCTTTTCCCATCGATGCGCGCATCATTTCGGCGACCCACAGGGACCTTGAGTCGGAGATTGTCAACGGCAATTTTCGCGAAGACCTCTTCTACCGGCTCAATGTCGTCTCGCTCGAACTTCCCACACTTTCCCAGCGGCGGGAGGACATCCCCCTGCTGGCCGATCAGTTTTTGCGTTCTCTGACGGTCAAAACCGGCAAAAAGGTCAACCGGTTTTCTTCCGAGGCCATGGAGGAACTGATGGCGGCCCAGTGGCCCGGCAATATCCGCCAACTGCTCAACGCCGTGGAGCAGGCCGTGGCTCTGGCCACAACCCCGGTCATCCCGGCCGACCTCCTCTCCAGCGCCATTCGGGAAAACCAGGAAAAGGTTCCCTCTTTTGCCGAGGCCCGTCGCAATTTCGAGCAGGAATACCTGGTGCGGCTGCTGAAGATCACCGGGGGGAACGTGACCCAGGCCGCGCGCCTTGCCAAGCGCAACCGGACCGACTTCTACAAGCTTCTGCAGCGCCATCACATCGTTCCCAGCATGTTCAAATCCTGA
- a CDS encoding DUF6178 family protein: MAKIELPPRKKVRHLTLLRESRAITPQEFNALAFEERMEMVRVAHGRQKYDLILDARDAERLVQRLPAQEVYILIKELGSEDVPELLALASTEQFTAFLDLDCWKEDILDGEACLRWLQPLLDGDDEERVLRMALELDLELLALMMQKWVTVTFGPEDYGDDEEMQAALAGSGGYQLEYRDSESAKLVGGFLELLFRRVPEFYGRLLQGVRWEMTSPLEETVYRFRAGRLLDRGFPDPFESLAIYSYFAPESFEADRCRKVAVEPGERGVEAPGFVLTAASPRDLLAEIVAGGVGPEICWELTYLINKAMSADRVDVGDVSQVEAGAGTVYRYLNIALEHLSGGDLGKAQDLFDGVGLEYLFRLGFSLTLDLQQRSRKVRRSALGPYLDGPFRALVAGLDRKKPQFFSGIEDESRGGERPFANLSDLSRAGQWLDRLEVQQRLFEERFPFELPVPEALCLEGCLPDAGEDVALSEIFLTALANRILGRDFLPTPIPEEEIAALHARACAGGKVVEDLRRETVQWLDSLEPGSGAFGAYCLDLWEEEFCSLRPDQLDPRYVGGIIVRLGPA, encoded by the coding sequence ATGGCCAAAATTGAACTGCCCCCCCGGAAAAAGGTGCGCCACCTGACCCTGCTGAGGGAATCCCGGGCCATCACGCCCCAGGAATTCAACGCTCTCGCCTTCGAGGAGCGCATGGAGATGGTCCGTGTCGCTCATGGGCGACAAAAATACGATTTGATCCTCGATGCCCGGGACGCCGAACGCCTGGTGCAGCGTCTGCCGGCGCAGGAGGTTTACATCCTGATCAAGGAACTGGGCAGCGAGGACGTTCCCGAACTCCTCGCCCTGGCCAGCACCGAGCAGTTCACGGCTTTCCTCGATCTCGACTGCTGGAAGGAGGACATCCTCGACGGGGAGGCTTGCCTGCGCTGGCTGCAGCCCCTCCTCGATGGCGACGATGAAGAGAGAGTTCTTCGGATGGCCCTGGAGCTTGACCTTGAGCTGCTGGCGTTGATGATGCAGAAGTGGGTCACGGTGACCTTCGGCCCCGAGGACTACGGGGACGACGAGGAAATGCAGGCCGCGCTGGCCGGTTCGGGGGGATACCAGCTCGAATACCGCGACTCGGAGAGCGCCAAGCTGGTCGGAGGTTTTCTGGAGCTCCTTTTCCGGCGGGTGCCCGAATTTTACGGGCGCCTTCTGCAGGGGGTGCGCTGGGAGATGACCTCTCCCCTGGAGGAGACGGTCTACCGTTTCCGGGCGGGGCGCCTTCTAGACCGCGGATTTCCCGATCCCTTCGAGTCCCTCGCCATCTACAGCTACTTCGCCCCCGAGAGCTTCGAGGCGGACCGCTGCCGCAAGGTGGCGGTGGAGCCTGGGGAAAGGGGGGTGGAGGCGCCCGGATTCGTGCTGACGGCGGCCTCGCCCCGAGACCTGCTGGCCGAGATCGTGGCCGGCGGCGTCGGCCCGGAAATCTGCTGGGAGCTGACCTACCTCATCAACAAGGCGATGAGCGCCGACCGGGTCGATGTGGGAGACGTCTCCCAGGTCGAGGCCGGCGCCGGAACGGTGTACCGCTACCTCAACATCGCCCTGGAGCACCTTTCCGGGGGGGACCTGGGCAAGGCGCAGGATCTTTTCGACGGGGTGGGCCTCGAATACCTGTTCCGACTCGGATTCAGCCTCACCCTGGATCTGCAGCAGCGCAGCCGGAAGGTCCGCCGCTCGGCCCTCGGTCCCTACCTCGATGGTCCCTTCCGGGCCCTGGTGGCGGGGCTGGACCGGAAAAAGCCCCAGTTCTTCTCCGGTATCGAGGATGAGAGCCGGGGCGGGGAGCGCCCCTTCGCCAACCTTTCTGACCTGTCCCGCGCGGGGCAGTGGCTGGATCGCCTGGAGGTCCAGCAGCGGCTCTTCGAGGAGCGTTTTCCCTTCGAGTTGCCGGTCCCCGAGGCTCTGTGCCTGGAAGGATGCCTTCCCGATGCGGGAGAGGATGTGGCCCTTTCCGAAATATTCCTCACCGCCCTGGCCAACCGGATCCTGGGGCGGGACTTTCTTCCCACCCCGATACCCGAGGAGGAGATTGCCGCCCTCCACGCCAGGGCCTGCGCAGGGGGGAAGGTGGTCGAAGATCTGCGCCGGGAAACTGTGCAATGGCTCGACTCCCTGGAGCCCGGCAGCGGGGCCTTCGGGGCCTATTGCCTCGACCTGTGGGAGGAGGAATTCTGTTCCCTTCGGCCGGACCAGCTCGACCCGCGCTATGTCGGCGGCATCATCGTCCGCCTGGGACCGGCCTGA
- a CDS encoding TIGR04211 family SH3 domain-containing protein, whose translation MGLCCLLVCVFAAPAVPAAADTLYVSDQLVITLRQGKGTQYKILKSLKTGDPVEVLEEGERYLKVRARGGEEGYVLKQYLSRETPKSKVISRLEKEQQRLKDELAKARQRGDELTAQSRDSGARAKGLEQSLGQKEKDLGTLREQFEALQRKSADVVRISEERDSLETENTRLQVEAQSLRSENETLLRTGMIKWFLAGGGVFFIGWVVGKVSRKKRRGSFS comes from the coding sequence TTGGGCCTCTGCTGTCTGCTCGTGTGCGTGTTCGCAGCCCCGGCGGTGCCCGCCGCTGCGGACACGCTCTATGTCTCCGACCAGTTGGTCATTACTCTGCGTCAGGGCAAGGGGACTCAGTACAAAATCCTCAAGTCCCTCAAGACCGGTGACCCCGTCGAAGTGCTCGAGGAGGGTGAACGGTACCTGAAGGTTCGCGCCCGGGGCGGAGAAGAGGGCTATGTGCTCAAGCAGTACTTGAGCAGGGAAACCCCCAAGTCGAAGGTCATCTCACGGCTGGAGAAGGAACAGCAGCGCCTGAAGGACGAATTGGCCAAGGCCCGGCAGCGCGGGGACGAGCTGACCGCACAGAGCCGGGACTCCGGAGCGCGGGCGAAGGGTCTCGAGCAGAGCCTGGGGCAGAAGGAAAAGGACCTGGGGACTCTTCGGGAGCAGTTCGAAGCCCTTCAGCGAAAATCAGCCGACGTGGTCCGGATATCCGAGGAGCGTGACAGCCTCGAAACGGAAAACACCCGCCTGCAGGTCGAGGCCCAAAGCCTTCGGTCGGAAAACGAAACCCTTTTGCGCACCGGCATGATCAAATGGTTCCTGGCCGGAGGCGGGGTCTTTTTCATCGGCTGGGTGGTCGGAAAGGTGTCCCGCAAAAAACGCCGGGGCAGCTTCTCCTGA
- a CDS encoding B12-binding domain-containing radical SAM protein, whose product MLFSEGPLRYALSMRTVLATLHSKYIHPSLALPCLAAYCGRQCGELAIREYTVHEPKQNVLADLLAAEPDVIAFSVYLWNRRETFELADALAVARPGIRIVLGGPEVSYDGPELFSAHPGVSAIVRGEGEIPLEGLLRAWNREEEPSGVPRLAWRRGEEVVEGPDGPPLEDLDALPSPFASDLADLSRGYVYYESSRGCPYRCAFCMSSLDDNVRSFSRERIESDLGRLMERKVPQVKLVDRTFNYDADRAREIFAFILKHNDATRFHFEIGAHLLDGATLDLLKTVPKGMFQFEIGVQSPLPETLDAIGRRASLERLEQNVRRLREAGNIHLHLDLIIGLPGEGYEGFLSSIDRVAALHPHHLQVEPVKLLPGSPLRLDAGKLGIRFDPNPPYAVLGTPELSFEDLERLRGLSRLLDLTYNSGCFPKFLGELGKVCGSLAAGLEKLEFFWRVEGLFRLPLSRRGVFEKIWKFVKNGFRDEARESLREHLGRDFALSERVVPGKAPEFLDTELTEEEKRLVRERVREETDRIKGRGIKLQHFAAAFARLPDLPGRHVRLFLYLTRSGSGLEVRDIPL is encoded by the coding sequence TTGCTTTTCTCCGAGGGTCCGCTCCGCTATGCTCTGTCCATGCGCACCGTCCTGGCCACCCTCCACAGCAAGTACATCCACCCCAGCCTGGCCCTGCCCTGCCTCGCCGCCTACTGCGGCCGGCAGTGCGGAGAGCTGGCGATACGCGAATACACCGTCCACGAACCGAAACAGAACGTGCTCGCCGACCTGCTGGCCGCCGAACCGGACGTGATCGCCTTCTCGGTCTACCTCTGGAACCGGCGCGAAACCTTCGAACTGGCCGACGCCCTGGCCGTGGCCCGCCCTGGCATCCGAATCGTGCTCGGAGGCCCCGAGGTCTCCTATGATGGGCCGGAGCTGTTCAGCGCCCACCCCGGCGTCTCGGCCATCGTTCGGGGCGAGGGGGAGATCCCCCTGGAGGGCCTGCTCCGCGCCTGGAACCGGGAGGAAGAGCCCTCCGGGGTGCCGCGCCTGGCCTGGCGCCGGGGCGAAGAGGTCGTCGAAGGCCCGGACGGGCCGCCCCTTGAGGATCTCGACGCCCTCCCCTCGCCTTTCGCCTCCGACCTCGCCGACCTTTCCCGGGGCTACGTATATTACGAGAGCAGCCGCGGCTGCCCCTACCGCTGCGCCTTCTGCATGAGCTCGCTCGACGACAATGTCCGCTCCTTCTCCCGGGAGCGGATCGAAAGCGACCTCGGCCGGCTCATGGAGCGGAAGGTCCCCCAGGTGAAGCTGGTGGACCGCACCTTCAACTACGATGCCGACAGGGCGCGGGAGATCTTCGCCTTTATCCTGAAACACAACGACGCCACCCGCTTTCACTTCGAGATCGGCGCCCACCTCCTCGACGGGGCCACGCTGGATTTGCTGAAGACCGTCCCGAAGGGGATGTTCCAGTTCGAGATCGGCGTCCAGTCCCCCCTCCCCGAAACCCTCGACGCCATCGGCCGCCGGGCCTCCCTGGAGCGATTGGAGCAGAACGTGCGGCGCCTGCGGGAAGCGGGCAATATCCACCTGCACCTCGACCTCATCATCGGCCTGCCCGGGGAGGGATACGAGGGGTTTCTCTCCTCGATCGACCGCGTCGCCGCCCTGCACCCCCACCACCTGCAGGTGGAACCGGTCAAACTGCTCCCCGGCTCTCCCCTGCGACTGGACGCCGGGAAGCTCGGCATCCGCTTTGACCCCAACCCGCCCTACGCCGTCCTCGGCACACCCGAACTCAGTTTCGAAGACCTGGAACGCCTGCGCGGTCTCAGCCGCCTGCTCGATCTCACCTACAACAGCGGGTGCTTCCCGAAATTCCTCGGAGAACTGGGAAAGGTCTGCGGTTCTCTGGCAGCCGGCCTGGAGAAACTGGAGTTCTTCTGGCGGGTCGAGGGGCTGTTCCGCCTCCCCCTCTCCCGCCGGGGAGTGTTCGAGAAGATCTGGAAATTCGTGAAAAACGGATTCAGGGACGAGGCCCGCGAATCCCTGCGCGAGCACCTCGGCCGCGACTTCGCTCTCTCGGAGCGGGTCGTCCCCGGCAAGGCCCCGGAATTTCTGGACACCGAACTGACCGAAGAGGAGAAGCGTCTCGTCCGGGAGCGAGTCCGGGAGGAGACCGACCGAATCAAGGGCCGGGGGATCAAGCTGCAGCACTTCGCGGCGGCCTTCGCCCGCCTGCCCGACCTGCCCGGACGCCACGTCCGACTCTTCCTCTACCTCACCCGAAGCGGGAGCGGCCTCGAGGTGCGGGACATCCCCCTCTAG
- a CDS encoding radical SAM protein, with product MTTKRTILAVVADASGEVFEHPELLMAGMNGPDPRLPREDELIPLPEGSRLFTLPGTSPIGFDRKRRRLVTAERLPRSWGGGEIQAVSAFMAPAFTRTLLPAADYRSQGETLPLWAYTAVGWCVEEERFYVAGARVDRSDQWHPDRFDDRLLDPLVRKALKAAPENRLLEQLARCAVDYHCFAAKNLFFSRWEAPLPISPACNSRCLGCISLQESDCCPSSQERLSFVPSVEELCEVAVPHLQKAENAIVSFGQGCEGDPILQADTACAAVRRMRQATSRGTINFNTNGSIPDAVDKLAEAGVDSIRFSLNSVREELYNAYYRPRGYTYGDVLESLRRARRAGLFIMLNYLVFPGVSDQSEEVEALVRLVEEFGVDMVQLRNLSIDPQLYLRATAVAGAGIGMKAMMDGVKARVPRLQYGYFNRTRESFFPSGFETDWPLPP from the coding sequence ATGACAACGAAACGTACCATTCTCGCGGTTGTGGCCGACGCCTCCGGGGAGGTCTTCGAGCACCCGGAGCTTCTGATGGCGGGGATGAACGGCCCCGATCCCCGCCTGCCCCGGGAGGACGAACTCATTCCCCTGCCGGAGGGCAGCCGCCTCTTCACCCTCCCCGGCACCTCCCCCATCGGCTTCGACCGCAAGCGCCGTCGCCTCGTCACCGCCGAGCGGCTGCCCCGCTCCTGGGGCGGCGGGGAGATCCAGGCGGTCTCCGCCTTTATGGCCCCGGCCTTCACCCGCACCCTGCTCCCTGCCGCTGACTATCGCAGCCAGGGGGAGACCCTTCCCCTGTGGGCCTACACCGCGGTCGGGTGGTGCGTGGAGGAGGAGCGCTTCTACGTGGCCGGCGCCCGCGTCGACCGCAGCGACCAGTGGCATCCGGACCGGTTTGATGACCGCCTCCTCGACCCACTGGTGCGCAAGGCCCTGAAGGCGGCGCCCGAGAACCGGCTTCTCGAGCAGCTCGCCCGCTGCGCCGTCGACTATCACTGCTTCGCCGCCAAAAATCTCTTTTTCAGCCGCTGGGAGGCTCCCCTGCCGATCTCGCCTGCCTGCAACTCGCGCTGCCTCGGCTGTATCTCTCTCCAGGAGTCCGACTGCTGCCCCTCCAGCCAGGAGCGCCTCTCCTTCGTCCCCAGCGTCGAGGAACTCTGCGAGGTGGCCGTGCCCCATCTCCAGAAGGCGGAAAACGCCATCGTCTCCTTCGGCCAGGGCTGCGAGGGCGACCCGATCCTCCAGGCCGATACGGCATGCGCCGCGGTGCGGCGGATGCGCCAGGCAACCTCCCGTGGTACTATTAACTTCAATACCAACGGGTCGATACCCGACGCCGTGGACAAATTGGCCGAGGCTGGGGTCGATTCGATCCGATTCTCCCTCAACTCGGTGCGGGAGGAACTCTACAACGCCTATTACCGGCCCCGCGGCTACACCTATGGCGACGTTCTCGAGTCGTTGCGTCGGGCCCGCCGAGCCGGCCTGTTCATCATGCTCAACTACCTCGTCTTCCCCGGCGTGAGCGACCAGTCCGAGGAGGTCGAGGCCCTTGTCCGCCTGGTGGAGGAATTCGGGGTGGACATGGTGCAGCTGCGCAACCTGAGCATCGATCCGCAGCTCTACTTGCGGGCCACGGCAGTGGCCGGAGCGGGGATCGGCATGAAGGCGATGATGGACGGGGTCAAGGCCAGGGTGCCGCGCCTTCAGTACGGATATTTCAACCGCACCCGGGAGTCCTTCTTCCCGTCCGGATTCGAAACAGACTGGCCCCTGCCGCCCTGA